gtaaaaataacatgttatcgaggtttgaatgtcagttttgcgcctactcaccccattttacggtacctacctatattcgaCCACCTCAAAAACGTTACTTAGGTATAACGTTTTGGAGGTGGTAGAATCTGTCTTTCTTGGCTATATCGAATATGCTGTACTGAAAGAAGCAAGCTGAAGTGTTACTTTTTCGCAGAACATGGTGTAGCGTCAACCCTGTTGAAACATTGAGTCGTATTAaaaaactatattgaattatgGAAATCGATATTCATCCATGACGTATTTCCACAGGGCACTTATAAAGAGCTGGTGGCGCGGGCAGCAGCGAGTCACCTCCAACCTGCAGCCTCGACCACCCTCGACGTACGGGTTTGGTTATTCTACACTTAAGACTGGAGTAGTTCGTGCAGCGATTTTCTTCAGTATTATTGGGATAACCATCTCGTAGGACTTTCCTATTTGTAAGTAAGTATCTAttgtacttaagtacctatctatatttaattattttgtgtttATGACAAACTTTAACGCTTTGGCATGTCTAATAAATTTAAGTTTATAGAAATACATAAtggaatgtaaaaaaaatggaaagAAAGTTCATATTGctattattatatgtaattaaaataaatttaatttacaattaaaTACAGGGCTTTCGTATAAAGAACATAAAGGGAGGTATACAGATTTTTGGTTtttgttatacatatttattttgcatGCGTCGATACCAATATGAATTTACTTATTAAGGCCCAGTAGGTTCGTGTTCTCTCACTCTCATTGAGCGTAAGCGTCATCGTCAGCGAGATGTACTTAATATGCGTGCACGGGACCGCGTATCTTAGGtatcatgtttttgaattttaagtTGATGTGTGTTTTACTAATAGAAAAAAGTAAGCGCTGAGTTCCCCTgctaattttttttgtgctaattttatttgatattattGTCCAGCATCATTGGCAGggtagcaatataattatgcgcgtgagATCGAGATAGGAACAGAGGGCCACCGCGAACCAGTTCGTcctgttgcctctctgtcgcacttgtaaattcgcacgtaagtaagtgtgacagggagccaacacgtcgaacgtggcgGCCCTCATCGACCCGGGTCAATATACGAAATTCTTCATGCTTATTTAATAGTTACTCTATTACAACCGTCAGTGACAGAAAATTTGAACAtggcataataataatttcacagGTTTAGATTGTTGAAGTGAAGCGCtagtaatataataaacaattGAATGAATTTTCTAATACCACACGGTTAGGTGGTGTTTAGTTAAgtgtttttatgagtaatatACCTGCATGTTTTTGTCCATAGGTTTATCAGTACCATCGAACGATGGACCCGGGCCCTGGGATCGCCGCGCTCCAGGCGTGGGGCGGACAGGTGGCCGCCTACGGCGCCGCCAACCAGACGGTCGTCGACAAGGTGCTACCTGAAATGCTGCACATGGTCGACCCACACTGGTAACTTACCAACTCAGACAGACTCCCGATTACTTAACATATTGAGTTCCGGGAACCCGCCCGGCGagttctctgttcgtagtcgctttcctctacaaagcgggaaaacgctgggatcgtctatgagcgtagcgctacgaaaacgtgGACGGTGAATGTGTTTAAATGTATCTATTTCTCGATatctctttttttttctcaCAGGTACCAATTCCCTCCTATGAATCCGCTATGGCACGGTCTATTGGGCTTCACTATTGGTGTACTCGGCTTCGTTTCAATCGCGGGCAACGGAATGGTCATTTACATCTTCACGAGCACTAAAgtaattcattcatttttagTCAGAATCTTTTACGAAATATACATATAGTtacctaaatacctaattaGTTACCTACAATTAATTGCATTCTGTAATGTTTTCAGTCTCTCAAAACCCCATCAAACTTACTCGTAGTGAACTTGGCATTCTCGGATTTCCTCATGATGTGCTGCATGTCTCCGGCTATGGTAGTCAATTGCTATAACGAAACGTGGGTTTGGGGTAAGTCTCACTTTTAACGTTCTTTCGGATCATTATCACAAAGATAAGCACAACAAAAACTAGCACGTGAAACGAAATTTTTTACAATTACTAAAATACTGTGAATTAACTATTCGTTAATGCTTCGAACAGGACCTCTGGCATGTGAACTGTACGCTTGTGCGGGATCTCTATTCGGCTGCGCTTCTATTTGGACCATGACCATGATTGCTTTTGACCGATACAATGTCATCGTAAAGGGCATCGCAGCAAAGCCAATGACTAACAACGGAGCTCTGCTGCGAATTCTCGGCATCTGGGCTTTCTCTCTTGCGTGGACACTTGCGCCTTTCTTCGGCTGGAACAGGTACATTAAGAACGTCGAATACGCTGACCATTGCTCATATCATATCCATATCAGAtattaatgaggtaaatcacAAATATTCAGGTACGTGCCTGAGGGCAACATGACCGCTTGCGGAACGGACTACTTGAACAAGGACTGGCTGAGCCGCAGCTACATCCTCATCTACTCGGTGTTCGTGTACTTCATGCCACTGCTGCTCATCATCTACTCTTACTTCTTCATCGTCCAGGTGATTAACTGATCTATAACTGCCTattaaaaaattgttaaaatgaTCACCATACCAAAATTTTATCTTATCGGTACAGCGGTTTCCGACGGGAACGGGGGTCTACTGTGAACTACGAAATCTGAAGCCTATTTCCAGATTTATCACTTCAATAATGCAAAGGTTTAGCCCCCCTGCATGGTACTATGCAATATCTTCCTCGCCGCCGGTATCGGTAAAAAATTCGGTATGCTACACACGGACTGTTAAACAGAAAAGCGTGTGTTTCAGGCCGTAGCTGCACACGAAAAATCCATGAGAGAGCAGGCCAAGAAGATGAACGTCGCTTCGCTCAGGTCATCTGAAAACGCCAACACCAGTGCCGAGTGCAAACTGGCAAAGGTAAATGAACTTACGCAGAAGTGTCTTTTCACGTTGTAATATGGTTAACGAGTGGTCTCATCGAATTAAGTACATCGAACTGTAATTGCGCCTTCAATTACATACTCGAGCCCGTTGGTCATCGTCGAGACGACGGCAAGAGGCCCGACGGCGTGACACAGTGCTTTGGAACCACATGCGTACGCTAagcaaaataagtaggtagctaTACCTGGGTTAGTACCACTAAACATGATTTATTATTCAGGTCGCTCTGATGACCATCTCCCTGTGGT
This genomic window from Cydia amplana chromosome Z, ilCydAmpl1.1, whole genome shotgun sequence contains:
- the LOC134661505 gene encoding opsin-1, coding for MDPGPGIAALQAWGGQVAAYGAANQTVVDKVLPEMLHMVDPHWYQFPPMNPLWHGLLGFTIGVLGFVSIAGNGMVIYIFTSTKSLKTPSNLLVVNLAFSDFLMMCCMSPAMVVNCYNETWVWGPLACELYACAGSLFGCASIWTMTMIAFDRYNVIVKGIAAKPMTNNGALLRILGIWAFSLAWTLAPFFGWNRYVPEGNMTACGTDYLNKDWLSRSYILIYSVFVYFMPLLLIIYSYFFIVQAVAAHEKSMREQAKKMNVASLRSSENANTSAECKLAKVALMTISLWFMAWTPYLVINYAGVFENANISPLATIWGSLFAKANAVYNPIVYGISHPKYRAELYKKFPSLACQASPVDNGSVASGATAVSEEKPSA